A window of Pirellulales bacterium genomic DNA:
ATCAAGGCCGGCGAGGGCTATTTCTCGCCCGATGGCCACACGATCATCTTTCAAGCCGTCCCTCAAGAATACCCATTCTATCAGATTTACACGCAATCGCTCGCCGGCGGCAAACCGAAGCGGGTGAGCACGGGTCGCGGCAAGACGACGTGCAGTTTCTTCTCGCCCGACGGCACGGGGATCATCTACGCCTCGAGCCATCTCGACCCCGATCTCGACCGCACGGAAGACGCCGGCCGAAAGCAACAGGCCGAAGACGCCAAATCGGGCGCGCATCGCCGCTACCAGTGGGATTTCGACCCGAACATGGAGATTTTCGCCGGCGATCTGGATGGCAAGAACATACGCCGGCTGACCTTCTCCAAAGGCTACGACGCCGAGTGCTCCTACTCGGCTGACGGAAAGCAGATCGTGTTTTGCAGCAACCGCGGCGGCAATCCCAACATTTACATCATGAACGCGGATGGTTCGGGCGTCCGCCAGTTGACGCACGAGAAGGGGTACAACGGCGGACCGTTCTTCTCTCTCGACGGCAAGTGGGTCGTCTATCGCAGCGACCGCAAGCATGAAGGCTTGCTTCAAATCCACGTGATCCGCGCCGATGGCTCGGGCGACACGGCGCTCACCGACAACGGCGGAGTCAATTGGGCGCCGTATTGGCACCCGAGCAAGTCCTACCTCATTTGGACCGCGGCCGACTACTCGAACCCGCGCGGCAAGCCGAATTTCGATCTGTGGCTGATGAAATATGAACACCGGGACGGCCAAATCATGCCCGGCCCGATCACGCAGATTACCGATCATCCAGCGGCCGACGTGCTCCCCGTCTTTTCTCCCGACGGCAAGCAGCTCATGTGGACCAGCAACCGGACCGCGGACAATTCGAGCCAACTCTTCATCGCCGACTTCAAGCTGCCGGAATGAGGGGGAGCATAGCGGAATTCGCCAGCGCAGGGTGCGTCGAGCGAAGCGATGACGCACCGACGCCGCACGATGCGTCTGCGCGGACTTGACGCACCCTACTTTTGCAAATCCAGCTACGATGAAGTGTCCCATGCAACGTATGCTACTCTACGAATTCGCCACGAGCGGCGGTCTCTTCGGCGACCGCGCGACACTGGCGAGCGAGTCGATCCGTCGCGAGGGCGCGGCAATGTTGACGGCGCTGGCGGCCGACTTCGCGGCCGTCGATGGAGTTGAAGCGGTGGTCATGGTCGATAGTCGCGCGACGTTGGATTTGCCCGGCTGTCGCGTTGAGTCCGTTCGTTCGTCCGACGAAGAGTTCTCGCTCCTCTCGAGCGGATCGCGACAAGCGGATTGGACGATCGTCATCGCGCCGGAATTCCACGACCTGCTCCGCTCGCGCTTCCGGCTCGTCGAAGAGTCGGGAGGCCGACTGCTGGGACCATCTTCCGGGCTCGTAGCCCTCGCGGCCGACAAGCAGCGAACGGCGGAACGACTTTCGGCAGCCGGCGTGCCCGCGCCGCGCGGAATCGCTCTCGATGCCGACGATCCGCTTCCCGCGGAGTTTCCGTTCCCGGCCGTGCTCAAGCCGCGGTTTGGCGCGGGTTCGCAGGACGTTCGGCGGATCCCAGATCGAGAGGCACTAATGGAGTCGCGATCGGCGATTTCTGGTCCATCCCGCTTGGAGAGATTCTGTCCCGGCGTCGCGGCCAGCGTAGCGCTGCTATGCGGCCCGGTTGAGCGGTTTGCGTTGCCCCCCGGCCGACAACGATTAAGCGATGACGACGAGTTTCGTTACCTGGGAGGCGCCATGC
This region includes:
- a CDS encoding biopolymer transporter Tol, which gives rise to MHRTDSHFQSRFLWRVVAGIGIFIWLGSSASADEGTREKPSIESRYLSNIRQVTSGFIKAGEGYFSPDGHTIIFQAVPQEYPFYQIYTQSLAGGKPKRVSTGRGKTTCSFFSPDGTGIIYASSHLDPDLDRTEDAGRKQQAEDAKSGAHRRYQWDFDPNMEIFAGDLDGKNIRRLTFSKGYDAECSYSADGKQIVFCSNRGGNPNIYIMNADGSGVRQLTHEKGYNGGPFFSLDGKWVVYRSDRKHEGLLQIHVIRADGSGDTALTDNGGVNWAPYWHPSKSYLIWTAADYSNPRGKPNFDLWLMKYEHRDGQIMPGPITQITDHPAADVLPVFSPDGKQLMWTSNRTADNSSQLFIADFKLPE
- a CDS encoding ATP-grasp domain-containing protein; protein product: MQRMLLYEFATSGGLFGDRATLASESIRREGAAMLTALAADFAAVDGVEAVVMVDSRATLDLPGCRVESVRSSDEEFSLLSSGSRQADWTIVIAPEFHDLLRSRFRLVEESGGRLLGPSSGLVALAADKQRTAERLSAAGVPAPRGIALDADDPLPAEFPFPAVLKPRFGAGSQDVRRIPDREALMESRSAISGPSRLERFCPGVAASVALLCGPVERFALPPGRQRLSDDDEFRYLGGAMPLPPEASKRAVALAERAIAAMPDPFGFVGVDLVLGNEPDGRDDVVIEINPRLTTSYVGLRALAEGNLAAAMLAVAAGNPVRLSFAQHALEFDADGTIRTPNKSGGDCPPFARAPSPRWSAEQNGDCPLVPAGFVRRS